The Streptomyces fungicidicus nucleotide sequence CGGGGCGTTCGTCCCGCAGGTGCGCGGCGGCCATCACGGGCACCAGCTCGCCCGTGCAGCGGGGATCGGCGACGAGTTCACCGAAGCCGTGGTGCCCGTATCCGACGCCGTGCGACAGCGCGTCGAGCTGCTGCCGCATGCCCCGGGCGCGGGGCCGACCGTAGCGCTCCGCCTCGGCGAGCAGTTCCCGGGCGGTCTCCCACCTCCCGCTCAGGGCCTCCTCCCGCGCCCGCTCCACGTCGGCGTCCAGGGCGCGGGTGGTGTCGTTCACGAAGCCGGGAAGCCCGGCCCGGGCGGAGTGGAAGTCCTGGTACATCCGCTGCATATAGGCCTGGAACGACGGATACCGGTCCGGGAACTCGCCGCTCCACCCCTTGTAGACGTACAGCGCCCACTCGCCGTCCTCGTCGGTGTCACCCGGGTCCAGCAGGGCGTAGGACATGTCCGAGTCGGTCTCCAGCTGCAGCGCCCGCCGCCACATTCCGGCCAGCAGCACCTCCTGCTCGGTCGAGCGCTCGGTCAGCCCCTGCTGGTAGGCCGGGGTCATGTCGAACGGATCCCCGAACCACCCGATCTCGTGGGCCGCGCCCAGCCGGTATATGGACCCCTCGTCGAGCCGCCAGCCGTTGCTGGCCCCGAGGAACGCCCGGTAGGACGGAGGGAGCCGCGTGCCCAGACGTTCCTCGGCGGCGGCTATCTCGGCCTCGGTCGCGGGCGGGGCGGCCAGCGCCAGGTCGGCGAGGGTCGTGCCGCCCTCCGCCAGCTCCTCCGCGTCGTCCTCGTCCGGGACCCATTCCTCCTGCCAACGCCGGAGGAACCGCTGCCAGTCGAAGTGGTGCTCGCTCTTCTCGGTCACGGGCCGAGTGTGACAGCCGCCACCGACAACGAGGTGGGCACTGAGGACGACCCCGGTAACCGGTGAGCCACACCCGTGCCGCTCACTCCCCGAGCGCGGCGGCGGCCTCCTCGTAACCGCCGGTCGGCGGCGCGGTGTCGGGCCCGTACACGAGGTTCAGCACGCCCGTCGTGAAGGTCTCCGACTTCAGCAGCTTCAGCGGGATCGACGGCTCGCCCTCGTCGAACAGGCGCATGCCCTTGCGCACCGCGATCGGGTGAACGAGCAGGTGCAGTTCGTCGAGCAGGCCCGCGGCCAGCAGTTGCCGGACGACGGAGACCGAGCCGCTCAGGGCGATATCACCGCCCGGCTCGCCCTTCAGTGCGGCGGCGACCTCGGCGACATCGCCCCGCGCCTGCTCGGAGTTCCGCCATGACAGGTCGGGCCGGCCGTGCGAGAACACGATCTTCCGCATGTCGCCGAGCTGCTTGGCGAAGCCCGCCTCCTCCCCGCCCGCCGCCTCCCGCCCAGGCCAGGCGCCGGCGAAGCTGTCGTACGTCCTGCGGCCGAAGAGCAGGACCTCGGCGGTGTTCAGGCTCGCGCCGACGGCGGCCCCCATCTCGTCGTTGAAGTAGGGGAAGTGCCACTGGTCGGGCGCCTCGACGACGCCGTCGAGCGAGATGAACATACTGGCGATGATCTTCCTCGGCATGATGTCCTCCGTGTCCGGTGCGTGTACCGGATACGACCGTGCCACCCACCGGAACTCATCGGTGGGCGGCACGCGGACGATTCACACGGTGTCCAGCGCCCTGCGACGCCCCGCCCCCGGTACGCCGCCCGCCGCCCGGCGCGGATCCGTGACGCTGCCCAGCCAGCCCAGCAGGAATCCGGCCGGTACCGTCACCAGGCCCGGGATCGTCACGTCCCAGATCCTGAAGTCGTGCCCCGGGAAGAGCGACTCGGGTGTGCCGGACGTGTACGGCGACAGCGCGAGCGCCGCGACGCTCAGCGCCGTGGCCCCCCACAGGCACCACAGGGCGCCGCGGGCGGTGAACCCGGGCCAGTACAGGGCGTACAGCAGGACGGGTGCCAGGGCCGCGCCGCACAGGGCGAGCCAGAGCGTCGAGATCACCACCAGGTTCCAGTCGGCGGCGACGGCCGCCACGACCGAGGAGACCACCCCCGTCAGCGCCGCCGACCACCGCGACGCGGCGCCGTCCGCCTTGCCGGACGCCCCCAGCACGTCCCGTCCCAGGGCGATGCCCGCGGCCAGGGTCACATCCACCACGGCCGCGAGCGCGGTGAGGAAGAGGACGCAGGCCAGCGCCGCGACCAGGATGCCCCCGCTGTCGAGCGCCCGCCCGAGCATCAGCGGCGTGAACACCTGCGCCGCCGGACCGGCCTCCCGCAGCGCCCCGCCGACGAGGGCCGCCGCCCCGACGCCGACGACGGCGAGCGCGCCGTACAGCAGGGTGAGTTCGCCGAGCATCCAGCGGCCGCCGGACCGGGCGCCGCGCGGGCTCTTCGTCGAGATGGCCCGCATCAGCACGGCGGGCATCGCCAGCGTGGCCATCGACATGCCGACGGTCTGCCCGATCCGGTTCACGGCCCCCACCCACCCCTCACCGGTGTAGCCGCCCGGACGCAGGAACGCCCCGCCCGTCCCCGAACCGTGCGCGGCGGCGTCCAGCAGCCGGCCGGGATCCCAGCCGAAGCGGTGGAGCACGAGCACGGCGGCGACCAGCAGCACGGGCAGCGCGATCGCCGACTTCGCGAGCATCACCACGCCCGTGCCCCGGATCCCGCCGCTGACCGCCAGCGCCGTCATCACGCAGCCGATCACCACGATGCAGCCGGTGCGCACACCGGGCTGCCCGATCAGCGCGGCGGCGACATTGCCGACCACCACCAACTGCACGACCAGCAGCGGGAAGCAGACGAGCAGGGTCACCACGCCCCACGAGACGCGCACCCGGGGCCCGCCGCTGCCGCGCGCGTCCAGCATGTCCGCGGCCGTCCGCGAGGCGTGCCCGCGCAGTGGCTCGACGACCAGCACCAGGAGCAGCAGCACCCCGACCAGGCTGCCCAGCATGACGCCGAGGCCGTCGAAGCCGGACGTGGCGACCATGCCCACCAGCACGGTGACCGTCGCGACGGTGGTGGTGTCTCCGCCCATCGCGACGCCCTGCTGCCAGGAGCGCAGCCGGCGGCTGTCGGACCGGACGAGGGCCCGGTCGTCCTCGTCGGCGCCGGTGACGATGCACAGCATCAGGCAGATCACGACGAACACCGAGAACACGGCGAAGACGAGGGAACGGGACGAGGGATCGAGCAGCGTGGTCACGGCCGCCTCCGGTCGTCCTGCCGCGGCTCGACCCGGTCGACCCGGTCGACCCGTCGCCCGTACACCACCAGCGCGTGCACCCCGACGGCCAGGGGCACCACGGCCAGGATCACGCCGAGGCCCACCGGTCCGGCGACCGGCGTGCCGTACGCGTCCGGTGCGAGGGCGGCGGCCAGCACGTAGAGCAGCCAGACGACGGCGATCCGGACGCCGAGGCGCAGCCCGACGGCGAGCCGCGCGGCCTCCCCGTCGTCGTGCCGCCCGTGCTCCGCCGGGGGCCGTGCCCCGGCTGCGGGTTCGTCAGGGTGCGGCGGCAGCCCGTGCCAGGGCTGCGGTCCGAAGGACATGGGGGCGGCTCCGCTCACGTGGGTCCGGCACCCGTGATAGGGGTGCGCGTACGGGTGTGGGGGGTGAGGCGCGGAGTCAATCAGACCCACCCGCACCCCCGTACGCCCCCGACGCAGAACTGTTCCCACGCCCAATCCGAAGCCGCGCGGACGGTGCGCGGGCACTGCGTGAGCGACCGGCCGTCCGGCACTCGTCCGGCAGCGGAACCTCAGATGTCCCGGAAGATCTCGATCTGCGCGCCGATCGAGTTCAGCCGCTCCGCCAGGTCCTCGTAGCCCCGGTTGATGACGTACACGTTGCGCAGGACCGACGTGCCCTCCGCGGCCATCATCGCCAGCAGGACGACCACCGCCGGGCGCAGCGCCGGCGGGCACATCATCTCGGCGGCGCGCCAGCGGGTCGGGCCCTCGACCAGGACGCGGTGCGGGTCGAGGAGCTGGAGGCGGCCGCCGAGGCGGTTGAGGTCGGTCAGGTAGATCGCGCGGTTGTCGTAGACCCAGTCGTGGATGAGGGTCTGGCCCTGGGCCACCGCCGCGATCGCCGCGAAGAACGGGACGTTGTCGATGTTCAGGCCGGGGAACGGCATCGGGTGGATCTTGTCGATCGGCGCCTCCAGCTTGGAGGGCCGGACGGTGAGGTCCACCAGGCGGGTGCGGCCGTTGTCGGCGAAGTACTCCGGCGTGCGGTCGTGGTCGAGGCCCATCTCCTCCAGGACCGCCAGCTCGATCTCCAGGAACTCGATGGGCACGCGGCGGACGGTCAGCTCCGACTCCGTCACCACGGCCGCGGCCACCAGGCTCATCGCCTCGACCGGGTCCTCGGAGGGGGAGTAGTCCACGTCGACGTCGATGGTCGGCACGCCGTGCACGGTGAGCGTGGTGGTGCCGATGCCGTCCACCTTGACGCCCAGCGCCTCCAGGAAGAAGCACAGGTCCTGGACCATGTAGTTGGAGGAGGCGTTGCGGATGACGGTCGTGCCGTCGTGGCGCGCGGCGGCCAGCAGCGCGTTCTCCGTGACGGTGTCCCCGCGCTCGGTCAGCACGATCGGGCGGTCCGGGGCGACGGAGCGGTCCACCACCGCGTGGTACTGGCCCTCGGTGGCGGCGATGTCCAAGCCGAACCGGCGCAGCGCGATCATGTGCGGCTCGACGGTGCGCGTGCCGAGGTCGCAGCCGCCGGCGTACGGCAGCATGAAGCGGTCCGTGCGGTGCAGCAGCGGGCCGAGGAACATGATGATGGAGCGGGTGCGGCGGGCCGCGTCCGCGTCGATGGCCGGCAGGTTCAGCTCGGCGGGCGGCACGATCTCCAGGTCGACGCCGTCGTTGATCCAGCGGGTGCGCACGCCGATGGAGTTCAGCACCTCCAGGAGGCGGTAGACCTCCTCGATGCGGGCGACGCGACGCAGCACGGTGCGCCCCTTGTTGAGCAGCGACGCGCACAGCAGGGCCACGCAGGCGTTCTTGCTCGTCTTGACGTCGATGGCGCCGGAGAGCCGGCGGCCGCCCACCACGCGCAGATGCATCGGACCGGCGTAGCCCAGCGACACGATCTCGCTGTCGAGGGCCTCGCCGATCCGGGCGATCATCTCAAGGCTGATGTTCTGGTTGCCGCGCTCGATCCGATTGACGGCGCTCTGACTGGTGTTGAGCGCCTCGGCAAGCTGCGTCTGCGTCCAGCCGCGGTGCTGCCGGGCGTCACGGATGAGCTTGCCGATGCGTACGAGGTAGTCGTCTGACATGAGGATGAGGTTATCTCAGATATGAGATGGCGCCTCTTGGGGGGTCCGTTCGGGTGACGTGATGTCAGTGTCCCCCGGTGCGACGGGTTCCGCGAGTCCGGCGCCACCCGAAAGGTCCGGGCAAATCCATCGATGTCGTACGACGTCCTGTACTGCTGCGGGTGTAGCGGGGGCCGTTGCTGCTGCCGGTGGTGATGGACCACGACCGCTTGTTGATGTTCAGCCGCACCCCCGGAAGGATCCGAAAGCTCTTGCGAAACGTGAGCGGCATTGCTGTGTCCCTTCCCGTCCGTGACTGACTCCGTATCAGCCGCTTACCCCGCTCGGGCGCACTGATGACACCCGGCTGCGGTGCGGCCGAGGTGAACGCGGGCAGGTCGCTCCGGTCGGGGAGGCCGGGGCTCAGTGTGGTGAGAGTCGGGCGACCGTTCCGATCTCCAGGGCGGTCCAGATCGCTCCGTCGGGTCCCCGTGTGATGCCGTGCGGTTCGGAGGACGGGCTGGGGAGGTCGTGTTCGTCGATTCGGCCGTCGGGGGTGATCCGGCCGATGCGGTTGGCTCCCCATTCGGTGAACCAGCAGTTCCCGTCGGCGCCGGCGGTAATGGCGTGCGGGCGTGACGCGGGGTCGGGCAGGGCGAACTCGTCGATCTTTCCGTCCGGGGTGATCCGTCCGATCCGGCCGGCGCCGATCTCGACGAACCACATGGCGCCGTCGGCGCCGGCGGTGATGCCGACGGGGGCGCTGTCGGGGGCGGGCAGCGGGTGGACGGTGACGTGGCCGTCGAGGTCGATGGCGCCGATCGCGTTCGCCTGGTTCATCGTGAACCACAGCCGGCCGTCGGGGCCGGCGGCGATGGCTGACGGGAAGGCCCCCGGGAGCGGAAGGGGGAACTCGGTGACGTGGCCGGCGGGTGTGATGCGGCCGATGCGGTCGGCGCCCGCCTCGGTGAACCAGAGGGCGTCGTCGGGGCCGGTGGTGATGCCGAACGGCCCGGCGTCCGGAGTCGGCAGCGGGAACGAGGTGATGGTTCCGGTGGTGGTGATGCGGCCGATCCGGTGGCTGCGGAATTCGGTGAACCACAGGGCGTCGTCGGGCCCCGTCGTGATGATCGACGGTCCACCGGAAGCGGGTTCGAGTTGGTAGGAGGTGACGTCACCGGCGGTGGTGATCCGGCCGATCCGCCCCTGGTGGACCATGGTGAACCACAGCGCGCTGTCGGGGCCGCAGGTGATTCCGTAGGGACCGGCGTCCCTGCCGGACACGGGAAACTCTGCGATCGGGGCAGTCGGACGGCTCGGCATGGGCGGGTCCTTCATCGGCGGGCGGTGAGGAGTTCGGCGACTGTGGATGGTATTCGGAGCGCTTGGGTGACCGCCTCTGATTAATCCTGCTATGGGGTGCGGCCGGGGCACCCGTCGATCGCTTCTCCGGCGGGCCCGGGAAGCGGGCGGCTCGACGTACGGCTCCGCGAGATCCACCCCGACCGGTACGGCCACCCCCGGCACGTCTCCTCGTACGACCGGGTTCGCCGGCAACGGAACCGGGACGGCTGGGTGTGCTGTCGGACGCCTCGATTGGATGACGGCGGACATGGGTGGTGCGATGGGTCCGGGCATGACCATTCGGCCCTCGTGTACTAGAGTTATCTCGACATCGAGATATCTGCCGAAGGCGCACCGCAGCCGCCACCCTGGTAAGGGCTACCTAACTTAGCCTCACCTTAGCGGGTCGGTCAGGGCGGCATGGCGGCAGGATGCGGTGGTACGCGCACATCAATGAAGGAGACTGTCGTGTCGGCGAACAGCTTCGACGCCCGCAGCACGCTGCAGGTGGGCGACGAGTCGTACGAGATCTTCCGGCTGGACAAGGTCGAGGGCTCCGCGCGCCTTCCCTACAGCCTGAAGGTGCTGCTGGAGAACCTGCTCCGCACCGAGGACGGCGCCAACATCACCGCCGACCACATCCGCGCCCTGGGCGGCTGGGACTCCCAGGCCCAGCCGTCGCAGGAGATCCAGTTCACGCCGGCCCGCGTGATCATGCAGGACTTCACCGGCGTCCCCTGTGTCGTGGACCTCGCCACCATGCGTGAGGCCGTCAAGGAGCTGGGCGGCGACCCGAACAAGATCAACCCGCTCTCCCCGGCCGAGATGGTCATCGACCACTCCGTCATCGCCGACAAGTTCGGCACCAACGACGCCTTCAAGCAGAACGTCGACCTGGAGTACGGCCGCAACAAGGAGCGCTACCAGTTCCTGCGCTGGGGCCAGACCGCCTTCGACGACTTCAAGGTCGTCCCGCCCGGCACCGGCATCGTCCACCAGGTGAACATCGAGCACCTGGCCCGCGTGGTCATGGTCCGCGACGGCAAGGCCTACCCCGACACCCTGGTCGGCACCGACTCGCACACCACCATGGTCAACGGCCTCGGCGTGCTCGGCTGGGGCGTCGGCGGCATCGAGGCCGAGGCCGCCATGCTCGGCCAGCCGGTCTCCATGCTGATCCCGCGCGTCGTCGGCTTCAAGCTCACCGGTGAGCTCAAGCCGGGCACCACCGCCACCGACCTGGTGCTCACCATCACCGAGATGCTGCGCAAGCACGGCGTCGTCGGCAAGTTCGTCGAGTTCTACGGCGAGGGCGTGGCCGCCACCTCCCTGGCCAACCGCGCCACCATCGGCAACATGTCGCCGGAGTTCGGCTCCACCGCGGCGATCTTCCCGATCGACGACGAGACCCTGAACTACATGCGCCTGACCGGCCGCAGCGACCAGCAGGTCGCCCTGGTGGAGGCGTACGCCAAGGAGCAGGGCCTCTGGCTGGACCCGGCGGCCGAGCCGGACTTCTCCGAGAAGCTCGAGCTGGACCTCTCCACGGTCGTCCCGTCGATCGCCGGCCCGAAGCGCCCGCAGGACCGCATCGTCCTCGCCGACGCCAAGGCCCAGTTCGCCCAGGACGTGCGCAACTACGTCAAGGACGGCGGCGACGTCGACGAGGCCAGCAAGGAGTCCTTCCCGGCCTCCGACGCCCCGGCCATCTCCAACGGCGCCCCCTCGCACCCGGTCGAGGTCACCGCCGCCGACGGCACGACCTACACGCTCGACCACGGTGCGGTGACGGTCGCGGCCATCACCTCCTGCACCAACACCTCCAACCCGTACGTCATGGTCGCCGCCGCGCTGGTGGCCAAGAAGGCGGTGGAGAAGGGCCTGACCCGCAAGCCGTGGGTCAAGACCACCCTCGCCCCGGGCTCCAAGGTCGTCACCG carries:
- a CDS encoding dihydrofolate reductase family protein; this translates as MPRKIIASMFISLDGVVEAPDQWHFPYFNDEMGAAVGASLNTAEVLLFGRRTYDSFAGAWPGREAAGGEEAGFAKQLGDMRKIVFSHGRPDLSWRNSEQARGDVAEVAAALKGEPGGDIALSGSVSVVRQLLAAGLLDELHLLVHPIAVRKGMRLFDEGEPSIPLKLLKSETFTTGVLNLVYGPDTAPPTGGYEEAAAALGE
- a CDS encoding sodium:solute symporter family transporter; translated protein: MTTLLDPSSRSLVFAVFSVFVVICLMLCIVTGADEDDRALVRSDSRRLRSWQQGVAMGGDTTTVATVTVLVGMVATSGFDGLGVMLGSLVGVLLLLVLVVEPLRGHASRTAADMLDARGSGGPRVRVSWGVVTLLVCFPLLVVQLVVVGNVAAALIGQPGVRTGCIVVIGCVMTALAVSGGIRGTGVVMLAKSAIALPVLLVAAVLVLHRFGWDPGRLLDAAAHGSGTGGAFLRPGGYTGEGWVGAVNRIGQTVGMSMATLAMPAVLMRAISTKSPRGARSGGRWMLGELTLLYGALAVVGVGAAALVGGALREAGPAAQVFTPLMLGRALDSGGILVAALACVLFLTALAAVVDVTLAAGIALGRDVLGASGKADGAASRWSAALTGVVSSVVAAVAADWNLVVISTLWLALCGAALAPVLLYALYWPGFTARGALWCLWGATALSVAALALSPYTSGTPESLFPGHDFRIWDVTIPGLVTVPAGFLLGWLGSVTDPRRAAGGVPGAGRRRALDTV
- a CDS encoding DUF485 domain-containing protein; this translates as MSFGPQPWHGLPPHPDEPAAGARPPAEHGRHDDGEAARLAVGLRLGVRIAVVWLLYVLAAALAPDAYGTPVAGPVGLGVILAVVPLAVGVHALVVYGRRVDRVDRVEPRQDDRRRP
- a CDS encoding UDP-N-acetylglucosamine 1-carboxyvinyltransferase → MSDDYLVRIGKLIRDARQHRGWTQTQLAEALNTSQSAVNRIERGNQNISLEMIARIGEALDSEIVSLGYAGPMHLRVVGGRRLSGAIDVKTSKNACVALLCASLLNKGRTVLRRVARIEEVYRLLEVLNSIGVRTRWINDGVDLEIVPPAELNLPAIDADAARRTRSIIMFLGPLLHRTDRFMLPYAGGCDLGTRTVEPHMIALRRFGLDIAATEGQYHAVVDRSVAPDRPIVLTERGDTVTENALLAAARHDGTTVIRNASSNYMVQDLCFFLEALGVKVDGIGTTTLTVHGVPTIDVDVDYSPSEDPVEAMSLVAAAVVTESELTVRRVPIEFLEIELAVLEEMGLDHDRTPEYFADNGRTRLVDLTVRPSKLEAPIDKIHPMPFPGLNIDNVPFFAAIAAVAQGQTLIHDWVYDNRAIYLTDLNRLGGRLQLLDPHRVLVEGPTRWRAAEMMCPPALRPAVVVLLAMMAAEGTSVLRNVYVINRGYEDLAERLNSIGAQIEIFRDI
- a CDS encoding DUF4236 domain-containing protein is translated as MPLTFRKSFRILPGVRLNINKRSWSITTGSSNGPRYTRSSTGRRTTSMDLPGPFGWRRTRGTRRTGGH
- a CDS encoding Vgb family protein gives rise to the protein MKDPPMPSRPTAPIAEFPVSGRDAGPYGITCGPDSALWFTMVHQGRIGRITTAGDVTSYQLEPASGGPSIITTGPDDALWFTEFRSHRIGRITTTGTITSFPLPTPDAGPFGITTGPDDALWFTEAGADRIGRITPAGHVTEFPLPLPGAFPSAIAAGPDGRLWFTMNQANAIGAIDLDGHVTVHPLPAPDSAPVGITAGADGAMWFVEIGAGRIGRITPDGKIDEFALPDPASRPHAITAGADGNCWFTEWGANRIGRITPDGRIDEHDLPSPSSEPHGITRGPDGAIWTALEIGTVARLSPH
- the acnA gene encoding aconitate hydratase AcnA; translation: MSANSFDARSTLQVGDESYEIFRLDKVEGSARLPYSLKVLLENLLRTEDGANITADHIRALGGWDSQAQPSQEIQFTPARVIMQDFTGVPCVVDLATMREAVKELGGDPNKINPLSPAEMVIDHSVIADKFGTNDAFKQNVDLEYGRNKERYQFLRWGQTAFDDFKVVPPGTGIVHQVNIEHLARVVMVRDGKAYPDTLVGTDSHTTMVNGLGVLGWGVGGIEAEAAMLGQPVSMLIPRVVGFKLTGELKPGTTATDLVLTITEMLRKHGVVGKFVEFYGEGVAATSLANRATIGNMSPEFGSTAAIFPIDDETLNYMRLTGRSDQQVALVEAYAKEQGLWLDPAAEPDFSEKLELDLSTVVPSIAGPKRPQDRIVLADAKAQFAQDVRNYVKDGGDVDEASKESFPASDAPAISNGAPSHPVEVTAADGTTYTLDHGAVTVAAITSCTNTSNPYVMVAAALVAKKAVEKGLTRKPWVKTTLAPGSKVVTDYFEKAGLTPYLDKVGFNLVGYGCTTCIGNSGPLPEEVSKAVNEHDLAVTSVLSGNRNFEGRINPDVKMNYLASPPLVVAYALAGSMKVDITREALGYDQDNNPVFLKDIWPSEAEVNDVVANAIGEDMFSKSYADVFAGDAQWQALSIPTGDTFEWDAESTYVRKPPYFEGMGMEPAPVEDIAGARVLAKLGDSVTTDHISPAGAIKADTPAGKYLTEHGIERRDFNSYGSRRGNHEVMIRGTFANIRLRNQIAPGTEGGYTRDFTQADGPVSFIYDASRNYIEQGIPLVVLAGKEYGSGSSRDWAAKGTALLGVKAVIAESYERIHRSNLIGMGVLPLQFPEGHTAESLGLTGEETFSVAGVTELNEGTTPRTVKVTTDTGVEFDAVVRIDTPGEADYYRNGGILQYVLRSLIRK